The Bacteroidota bacterium genome includes a region encoding these proteins:
- a CDS encoding DUF433 domain-containing protein, translated as MHNIKDVITIDPETLGGQPVFKGTRVPVESLFDHLEEGISVDEFLVDFDTVSKEQVMAVIEIAGKLLSSKNIGELYAIAY; from the coding sequence ATGCACAACATCAAAGATGTTATAACTATTGACCCTGAAACACTTGGTGGGCAACCAGTTTTTAAAGGCACCCGAGTACCGGTCGAATCCTTGTTTGATCATCTTGAAGAAGGCATTTCAGTTGATGAATTTCTTGTCGACTTTGATACCGTTTCTAAAGAACAGGTAATGGCAGTAATAGAAATAGCCGGCAAATTACTTTCCTCTAAAAACATTGGTGAATTATATGCGATTGCTTATTGA
- a CDS encoding T9SS type A sorting domain-containing protein yields the protein MKNLTLSFPFKGIKQTITSIFLCILIFSVKLGKTQCSCDPLSYGSYSVNPTVGQTADDFDVAGDDWSATTVLLQFDFIIDVNFVINSTDIAIMPGVEITVNSGKTLVIYNDSYISAKSGEDMWESIHVLAGGTVVIQESTIAHAEMGVFSDNTTTSAADFQITNGTLFCNNDIGIYIDAYTGGVHPGLVEDTEICALSLIDPVSGSIGLAGIYGDGINGTSSINVGNGNFIGIGSEFNTFHDLQYGIFLVNANATITNNKFNDILNSTSLGIGIYGRASVATPCHVDIGPSTTSAGVYNYFESVEYGIALTDYYSSNIMKNIFVGNATGSSYDMRKAIFIDGCPQTHFITFNEIENAHEYGIYCNDNESGDFYIRSNEIINTPSLSTSLVRTGIFYDLNAPETTDVVITGNTIENVQCGIFARHVQNGLQISTNIIDFKFPTGGLDIASGISIEDCYFAKLDLNILDGHGATSSSTLGIRIEASEGFRCYFANDISNCGYGIYCDQDSPDGNIVCNTITNCTRGVCFNDIDDGNIGPIQGNFSSPFLPSDNKWYPSTGDPSTWGNRTIMTGGTDGSTLTWRYRDDDEIYDMVEAGGTGLNITITGTVISPILSAAGPSGEDICEFTEYELPRLSGAERKLGVENSLKLTDDLDLTGYFATYYQNLSNKLNEGATINDIYLLLDAGLNMINNDSLYIEPDTATEHLEMLIAETNLENYRNIFSLINIREYNEAETVLAGIETINSLEDNMSAVIDIYLQSINEDGVLEITEENRASLIGIATQKNNDAGKAVYFARAVLDTVICFPPPDFEDMEEREINSISFSPYPNPTNGIFYIEISKYFEPDKILVTDLAGAVILNMSIGLLTETTYNMDITQFKAGIYLFTFIDKSGNQQFGKIIKL from the coding sequence ATGAAAAATTTAACACTCTCTTTCCCTTTTAAAGGCATTAAACAAACTATTACGAGTATTTTCCTTTGTATTTTAATCTTCAGTGTAAAATTGGGCAAAACTCAATGCTCATGCGATCCGTTGTCATATGGCAGCTATTCTGTAAATCCTACGGTTGGACAAACAGCTGATGACTTTGATGTTGCTGGCGATGATTGGTCTGCAACAACTGTACTTCTTCAATTTGATTTTATTATAGATGTGAATTTTGTAATAAATAGTACTGATATAGCAATTATGCCAGGTGTGGAAATCACTGTTAATAGTGGAAAAACTTTAGTTATCTATAATGATAGTTACATCTCTGCTAAATCAGGTGAAGATATGTGGGAAAGTATCCATGTTTTGGCTGGGGGTACAGTTGTAATACAGGAATCTACAATTGCACATGCTGAAATGGGTGTCTTTTCTGATAACACAACTACCTCAGCAGCTGATTTTCAAATTACAAATGGTACATTATTCTGTAATAACGATATTGGCATTTACATTGATGCTTATACGGGAGGAGTTCATCCCGGATTAGTAGAAGATACCGAAATTTGTGCATTAAGTTTGATTGATCCTGTTTCGGGAAGTATTGGCTTGGCGGGAATATATGGTGATGGTATTAATGGAACCTCCTCAATAAATGTTGGGAACGGGAATTTCATTGGAATAGGTTCAGAATTCAACACTTTTCACGATTTGCAATATGGTATATTTTTAGTTAATGCTAATGCCACAATAACAAACAATAAATTTAATGATATTTTAAACAGTACGTCTCTTGGTATAGGAATTTATGGACGAGCCTCTGTGGCCACTCCTTGTCATGTTGACATTGGACCATCAACCACTTCTGCAGGAGTTTATAATTATTTCGAATCAGTTGAATATGGTATTGCACTAACGGATTATTATAGTTCAAATATTATGAAGAATATTTTTGTTGGGAATGCAACTGGGAGTTCATATGATATGAGGAAAGCAATTTTTATCGACGGTTGCCCCCAAACTCATTTTATTACCTTCAATGAAATTGAAAATGCCCATGAATATGGAATTTATTGCAATGATAATGAATCAGGTGATTTTTATATTCGAAGTAATGAAATTATCAACACACCTTCACTCTCTACAAGTCTTGTAAGAACCGGAATTTTTTATGATTTGAATGCACCTGAAACGACTGATGTAGTTATAACTGGTAATACCATCGAAAATGTCCAATGTGGAATCTTTGCAAGACATGTTCAGAATGGGTTACAAATTTCAACAAATATTATAGATTTCAAATTCCCGACAGGTGGGCTCGACATTGCCTCAGGGATTTCTATAGAAGATTGTTATTTTGCAAAGTTGGATTTGAATATCCTTGATGGACATGGTGCAACTTCAAGTTCCACGTTAGGAATTCGAATTGAAGCCAGTGAAGGTTTCCGTTGTTATTTTGCAAATGATATTTCCAATTGCGGATATGGTATTTATTGTGACCAGGATTCTCCTGACGGAAATATCGTTTGTAATACGATTACTAATTGCACCAGAGGCGTTTGTTTTAATGACATAGACGATGGTAATATTGGACCTATACAAGGAAATTTTTCCTCCCCATTTCTTCCAAGTGATAATAAATGGTACCCGAGCACAGGTGATCCTTCAACTTGGGGTAATAGAACTATTATGACTGGTGGAACCGATGGAAGCACATTAACATGGCGATATAGGGATGATGATGAAATTTATGATATGGTGGAGGCTGGTGGTACGGGTTTAAATATAACCATTACAGGGACTGTTATAAGCCCAATTTTATCAGCCGCAGGGCCTAGTGGCGAAGACATTTGTGAATTCACCGAATACGAACTACCCAGACTAAGTGGTGCTGAAAGAAAATTAGGAGTTGAAAACTCTTTAAAGTTAACTGATGATTTGGATTTAACCGGATATTTTGCAACCTATTATCAAAATTTAAGTAACAAATTAAATGAGGGTGCAACAATTAATGATATTTATCTTTTGCTTGACGCAGGGCTGAATATGATCAATAATGATTCTCTCTATATTGAACCCGATACGGCTACCGAACATCTTGAAATGTTAATTGCTGAAACTAACCTCGAAAACTATCGAAATATTTTCTCCTTAATTAATATTCGAGAATATAATGAAGCAGAAACAGTGCTAGCGGGAATCGAAACAATTAATTCATTGGAGGATAATATGTCTGCAGTAATTGATATTTATTTACAATCAATCAACGAAGATGGAGTTTTAGAAATAACAGAAGAAAATCGAGCATCCTTGATCGGAATAGCAACCCAAAAAAATAATGATGCAGGCAAAGCGGTTTATTTTGCAAGGGCTGTTCTTGATACAGTTATCTGTTTTCCTCCTCCTGATTTTGAAGATATGGAAGAGAGGGAAATTAATTCTATATCATTTTCACCTTATCCTAATCCAACAAACGGAATTTTTTATATTGAAATATCTAAATATTTTGAACCGGATAAAATATTAGTTACTGATTTGGCAGGAGCAGTTATATTAAACATGTCAATAGGTTTATTAACTGAAACAACCTATAACATGGATATTACCCAATTTAAAGCAGGTATTTACCTATTTACTTTTATAGATAAATCAGGTAATCAACAATTCGGTAAAATAATAAAATTATAG
- a CDS encoding T9SS type A sorting domain-containing protein, producing the protein MIYRIILLYLLIVMMKESNCQNQMNNWFFGDSLLMTFSGGIMCDTVAGSIIQESSASISDDMGNLLFYTDGKYVWNRDHEIMPNGCCLDIDQYWEIGSSVTQGAHIIQRPSHINEYYIFILSVNGLSYSVVDLSFDAGSGDIVLKNSTLIDHPLTEQMTSVKHANGRNWWLFVHKKGIEPDASNLFYKLLLTPDTITIETQEVGFSRMGNNFGQMIFSQDGSKMAIADTNCLEIYSFDRCEGLLEQLYFIPNADIALEKLYGCAFSPDGNKLYVSTEGLIEHSKLFQYCFNCNDPFPATKTLIYELISDVNFDVYEYTIGQIQLAANAKLYFTTSYTIFPNFIYSEETMNLNVINFPDVEGVSCDVDSNSIWLGGRRSLYGLPNYPNYNLGPLTDSECDTIITGIIDPIKSHTIDIYPNPTIGILNIEFSDPFIPQTIIITDISGTILIKEEISEKSGVPFNFDIENLKPGIYLISVSNNHGQIYHDKIVKL; encoded by the coding sequence ATGATTTACAGAATTATTTTACTTTATCTACTGATAGTAATGATGAAGGAGTCAAATTGTCAAAATCAGATGAATAATTGGTTTTTTGGAGACTCCTTATTAATGACATTTTCCGGTGGAATAATGTGTGATACAGTAGCTGGTTCGATTATTCAAGAATCAAGCGCTTCAATATCTGACGACATGGGTAATCTATTATTTTACACTGATGGAAAGTATGTTTGGAACAGAGATCATGAAATAATGCCAAATGGATGTTGTCTGGATATTGATCAATATTGGGAAATAGGTTCAAGTGTTACACAAGGTGCACATATAATTCAGAGACCTAGCCATATCAATGAATATTATATTTTCATATTGTCAGTTAATGGTCTTTCATATAGTGTTGTTGACTTGAGCTTCGATGCTGGATCAGGTGATATAGTTTTGAAAAATTCAACTCTTATTGATCATCCTCTCACAGAGCAGATGACCTCAGTAAAACATGCAAACGGGAGAAATTGGTGGTTATTTGTCCATAAAAAAGGTATAGAGCCTGATGCATCCAATCTGTTCTACAAATTATTATTAACACCAGACACCATAACAATTGAAACTCAGGAAGTAGGTTTTAGTAGAATGGGAAATAATTTTGGTCAAATGATATTTTCACAAGATGGGAGTAAAATGGCTATTGCTGATACTAATTGTCTTGAAATATATTCATTTGATAGATGTGAGGGCTTGCTGGAACAATTATATTTTATTCCCAATGCAGATATTGCACTAGAGAAATTATATGGATGCGCTTTCAGCCCGGATGGAAATAAACTATATGTTTCTACTGAAGGCCTAATTGAACATTCTAAATTATTTCAATATTGCTTTAATTGTAATGATCCTTTTCCGGCAACAAAAACACTAATTTATGAACTTATTTCAGATGTAAATTTTGATGTTTATGAATATACAATAGGGCAAATTCAACTTGCTGCAAACGCCAAGCTTTATTTTACTACTTCCTATACAATTTTTCCAAATTTTATATACAGTGAGGAAACCATGAATTTAAATGTTATAAATTTCCCTGATGTAGAAGGAGTTTCATGCGATGTGGATTCAAATTCTATATGGCTTGGAGGCAGAAGATCATTATATGGTTTACCAAATTACCCAAACTATAATTTAGGCCCACTTACAGACAGCGAGTGCGACACTATAATTACAGGAATTATTGATCCGATAAAAAGTCACACAATTGACATTTACCCAAATCCAACAATTGGGATATTAAATATAGAATTTTCTGATCCATTTATCCCCCAAACAATTATTATCACTGATATATCCGGAACCATTCTGATAAAAGAGGAAATTTCAGAAAAATCTGGTGTTCCATTTAATTTTGACATAGAAAATCTTAAACCAGGTATATATTTAATTTCTGTTTCAAATAACCATGGGCAAATTTATCATGACAAAATCGTAAAATTATAA
- a CDS encoding DUF2851 family protein has protein sequence MNEAFIQYIWKMKLFNTTDLKTTDGEPLLIIHSGEHNFHSGPDFTNARIKLGDTTWAGNVEIHIRSGDWKIHKHVSDRAYDNVILHVVFEHDDLENKLPTLILKDRIDAKLISQYNFMMQTSAWIPCEKNIKNTEEIIIKTQLNRLLTERIEKKALNFEQRLLLNTNDWEETCYQLIARNLGTNVNAEPFERVARSLPYKTILKHINNPMQVEALLFGQAGFLEGNFRELYPNQLQSEYQFLKKKYQLEGIRTLEWKFLRMRPANFPTIRMSQFANFVAAKEKIFSTILELNDIKKIKKLFEVHAGDYWKEHYHFKKAVAVKSAALGDDMINLILINTISPLLFLYGQKTGELQYITRAIDLLEHLEPEHNNIIHKWESLGIKPAHAAESQALLELKKNYCDYKRCLECAIGHKILKSEKN, from the coding sequence ATGAACGAAGCATTTATCCAGTATATCTGGAAGATGAAGTTGTTCAATACCACCGATTTAAAAACAACGGATGGTGAACCTCTTCTTATTATTCACTCCGGTGAACACAATTTTCACTCTGGTCCCGATTTTACGAATGCGAGAATAAAACTCGGCGATACCACTTGGGCGGGCAATGTAGAGATACATATTCGCTCCGGAGATTGGAAAATTCACAAACACGTTTCAGATCGCGCTTACGACAATGTGATATTACATGTTGTGTTTGAACATGATGATTTAGAAAATAAATTGCCGACTTTAATTCTGAAAGACAGAATTGATGCTAAATTAATTTCTCAATATAATTTCATGATGCAAACAAGCGCATGGATTCCTTGTGAAAAAAATATTAAAAATACGGAAGAGATCATTATCAAAACGCAACTCAACCGTTTACTCACCGAACGCATCGAAAAAAAAGCATTGAATTTTGAGCAGCGATTATTATTAAATACCAACGACTGGGAGGAAACCTGTTATCAATTAATTGCGCGCAATCTCGGTACCAATGTAAATGCAGAGCCCTTCGAGCGCGTTGCGAGAAGTCTGCCCTACAAAACCATTTTGAAACATATTAATAATCCCATGCAGGTAGAGGCATTATTATTCGGACAAGCAGGATTTTTAGAAGGAAATTTCCGCGAATTATATCCCAATCAATTGCAATCGGAATATCAATTTTTAAAAAAGAAATATCAGTTGGAAGGAATTCGCACTCTCGAATGGAAATTCTTGCGCATGCGACCGGCTAATTTTCCAACGATACGCATGAGTCAGTTTGCAAATTTTGTTGCGGCAAAAGAAAAAATATTTTCCACCATCCTCGAATTAAATGATATCAAAAAAATAAAAAAATTATTTGAGGTGCATGCCGGCGATTATTGGAAGGAGCATTATCATTTTAAAAAAGCGGTGGCAGTTAAATCGGCTGCTTTGGGGGATGATATGATCAATCTTATCCTAATCAATACCATCTCTCCCCTCCTCTTCCTCTACGGCCAAAAAACCGGGGAACTGCAATACATTACACGTGCCATTGATCTTTTGGAGCACCTGGAACCCGAACACAATAATATTATCCACAAGTGGGAAAGTCTTGGCATAAAACCCGCACACGCCGCCGAAAGTCAGGCTTTGCTGGAGTTGAAGAAAAATTATTGCGATTATAAACGCTGTCTGGAATGTGCAATTGGTCACAAAATTTTGAAATCTGAAAAAAATTGA
- the pyrF gene encoding orotidine-5'-phosphate decarboxylase, whose amino-acid sequence MNKQEILQQIKKKRSYLCVGLDTDIEKIPAHLKHYNDPIFEFNKQIIDATRDLCIAYKPNIAFYEASGSKGWESLEKTIAYIGTDHFTIADAKRGDIGNTSSRYAEAFFKTMPFDAITVAPYMGKDSVLPFLQFENKWVILLALTSNSGSEDFQLMEENGEQLFERVIRTANTWGNSNNLMFVIGATHPEYFTRIRKIAPDNFFLVPGVGAQGGDLQAISRNGMNAECGLIVNSTRDIIYASNGEDFAEKAREKALVVQKEMEVLLQERNIV is encoded by the coding sequence ATGAATAAACAAGAGATCCTACAACAGATCAAAAAGAAAAGGTCTTATCTCTGCGTTGGGTTGGATACCGATATTGAAAAGATACCTGCACATTTAAAACATTACAACGATCCGATATTCGAATTCAATAAACAAATTATCGATGCCACCCGAGATCTCTGTATTGCATATAAACCCAATATCGCTTTTTATGAAGCAAGTGGAAGTAAGGGTTGGGAAAGTTTAGAAAAAACAATTGCATATATCGGCACCGATCATTTTACCATTGCGGATGCAAAACGTGGAGATATAGGAAATACATCTTCCCGATATGCAGAAGCATTTTTTAAGACCATGCCCTTTGATGCAATAACGGTTGCTCCTTATATGGGAAAAGATTCCGTTCTTCCCTTTTTACAATTTGAAAATAAATGGGTGATATTATTAGCATTAACATCCAATTCAGGAAGTGAAGATTTCCAATTAATGGAAGAAAATGGCGAACAATTATTTGAGCGCGTAATTCGCACCGCAAATACCTGGGGCAATTCAAATAATTTAATGTTCGTTATCGGCGCAACCCATCCCGAATATTTTACCCGCATAAGAAAAATTGCACCGGATAATTTCTTTTTAGTTCCCGGTGTAGGCGCGCAAGGCGGTGATCTGCAGGCTATTTCACGCAACGGAATGAACGCCGAATGCGGATTAATAGTAAATTCTACACGAGATATAATATACGCTTCAAACGGCGAAGATTTTGCAGAAAAAGCAAGAGAAAAAGCATTGGTTGTGCAGAAGGAAATGGAAGTGCTTTTGCAGGAGAGAAATATTGTTTAA
- a CDS encoding NifU family protein: MSISKEIYSQVETSLDTIRPYLNKDGGDIEVVEITDDMIVRVKLLGACESCPMSFMTMKAGVEQSIRNAIPSIRGIETVA; the protein is encoded by the coding sequence ATGTCGATCAGTAAAGAAATTTATAGCCAGGTAGAAACATCCCTCGATACCATTCGCCCTTATCTCAATAAAGACGGTGGTGATATAGAAGTTGTAGAAATAACAGACGACATGATAGTGCGCGTAAAATTGCTTGGTGCCTGCGAAAGTTGTCCCATGAGTTTTATGACGATGAAGGCGGGTGTGGAACAAAGTATCAGAAATGCAATTCCTTCTATTAGAGGAATAGAAACCGTAGCTTAA
- a CDS encoding Mrp/NBP35 family ATP-binding protein has protein sequence MELSVTNILNALRNVDDPDLKKDIVTLGMVKDVAVEGKNVTFTVELTTPACPMKEEIRHACITAVKHLVDKEAIVDINMTSRVSSVRNSNDLLLPGVKNIIAVCSGKGGVGKSTVAVNLALGLAKTGAKVGLMDADIYGPSVPLMLNLSKAKPKVIDQNGKAMMIPLEQYGIKSLSIGYLVDPEQAVVWRGPMVSSALKQFVTDCIWGDLDYLIIDMPPGTGDIHLTLVQTVPVTGAIIVTTPQEVALADARKAAGMFKISNINVPIIGVVENMAYFTPAELPENKYYIFGKGGGNTLARELMVPLLGQIPLVQGIREGGDSGKPFMLRDDDAITSTAFEEVINNTARFISIRNDEKAATKVVEMIR, from the coding sequence ATGGAGCTTTCCGTAACCAATATATTGAATGCCCTGCGCAATGTGGATGATCCGGATCTGAAAAAGGATATCGTAACCCTGGGAATGGTGAAAGATGTGGCTGTAGAGGGCAAGAACGTGACCTTTACTGTCGAATTAACTACTCCGGCATGTCCGATGAAGGAAGAGATCAGACATGCCTGTATCACGGCTGTGAAGCATTTGGTGGACAAAGAGGCGATTGTGGATATAAATATGACCTCCAGGGTGTCGTCGGTGCGAAACAGCAACGATCTTTTATTACCCGGGGTGAAGAATATTATTGCGGTTTGCTCCGGTAAAGGAGGAGTAGGTAAGTCCACAGTTGCGGTAAATCTTGCGCTGGGACTGGCAAAAACGGGTGCAAAGGTTGGTTTGATGGACGCTGATATCTACGGCCCATCGGTTCCTTTGATGTTAAACCTCAGCAAGGCCAAACCCAAGGTAATTGATCAAAACGGCAAGGCGATGATGATTCCGTTGGAGCAATACGGCATAAAATCGCTTTCTATAGGTTATTTAGTGGACCCAGAACAGGCTGTAGTATGGCGCGGACCCATGGTGAGCAGCGCTTTGAAACAATTTGTTACCGATTGTATTTGGGGGGATTTAGATTATCTTATCATTGATATGCCTCCGGGAACAGGAGATATTCACTTAACCTTGGTGCAGACGGTTCCGGTTACGGGTGCAATTATAGTTACAACGCCGCAGGAAGTTGCTTTAGCTGATGCACGCAAGGCAGCGGGAATGTTTAAAATTTCCAATATTAATGTGCCGATAATCGGGGTGGTGGAAAATATGGCGTACTTCACTCCTGCTGAATTGCCGGAAAACAAATATTATATTTTTGGAAAAGGGGGAGGAAATACGCTCGCGAGAGAATTAATGGTTCCTTTACTCGGACAAATTCCGCTGGTTCAGGGAATTCGCGAGGGTGGTGATAGTGGAAAACCATTTATGCTGAGGGATGATGACGCAATAACTTCCACAGCTTTTGAAGAAGTAATTAATAATACAGCACGATTTATTTCCATCAGAAATGATGAAAAGGCTGCAACGAAAGTTGTGGAAATGATTCGATGA
- the topA gene encoding type I DNA topoisomerase — protein MVKNLMIVESPAKAKTIEKFLGKDYVVRSCFGHIRDLEKTNFGIDFENNYEPKYVVSADKEALVKELKKLAKGADEILLATDEDREGEAISWHLSEVLGLDSKNAKRIVFHEITKKAIEAAVKKPRNIDINLVDAQQARRILDRIVGFELSPLLWRKINMKTSLSAGRVQSVAVRLIVEREQEISAFGAVSHYKITANFIVKDDAGKEYTLKAELPEKFEKEDNVGAFLKDCIGADFKVSDIAIKPAKRTPSAPFTTSTLQQEASTKMGFSVSRTMVIAQKLYEEGHITYMRTDSVNLSETALDATKAEIIKNYEEKYHNPRQFKTKSSGAQEAHEAIRPTYMENHEVDMDFDEKRLYKLIWKRTMASQMADAELEKTIVDISISSRKENLVAKGEIIKFDGFLKVYTEALEDVKDDDATLLPPLKKGQDLALIEMFGIQKFSKPSARYTEASLVKKLEELGIGRPSTYAPTISTVQKREYVVKQDKEGVERQFIQYELKDKKVDKKILTETYGTERMKLFPTDLGVLVTEFLTTNFPQILDYNFTASVENKFDEIAVGKVEWRKMIDEFYVPFHEHMKITTQTAQKVTGERLLGIHPTTNEPIKVMMGKYGAMVVMGETLDPKEAKKNPDAKKPKFAGLLKTQNLADLTLEEAIKLFELPKTIGTYREDDVVVGIGRFGPYVRNNKKFYSIPKGTEAAAITLEEAIVLIDEKDLKDKNKLIHDFPEHEIQVLNGLYGAYIKKGKENYKIPKDKVALELTLDDVLDIIKNTDPSVKGKRKFGKKKA, from the coding sequence ATGGTAAAAAATCTGATGATCGTGGAGTCACCTGCAAAGGCAAAAACCATCGAAAAGTTTTTGGGGAAGGATTATGTGGTAAGGTCTTGTTTCGGACATATTCGCGATCTGGAGAAAACGAATTTCGGGATAGATTTTGAAAATAACTACGAACCGAAATACGTGGTTTCCGCCGATAAAGAAGCGCTGGTAAAGGAATTGAAGAAATTGGCGAAGGGTGCAGATGAAATTTTATTAGCGACGGATGAGGACCGTGAGGGTGAGGCAATTTCCTGGCATTTGAGTGAGGTTTTAGGACTGGATTCTAAAAATGCAAAACGCATCGTTTTTCACGAGATCACCAAAAAAGCAATTGAGGCTGCAGTTAAAAAACCGCGCAATATTGATATCAATCTGGTGGATGCACAACAGGCGCGAAGAATTTTAGACAGAATTGTAGGTTTTGAACTTTCTCCTTTGTTGTGGAGAAAAATAAATATGAAAACTTCCCTTTCTGCGGGAAGAGTGCAAAGTGTTGCGGTGCGATTAATAGTGGAACGCGAACAGGAAATATCAGCCTTCGGAGCAGTTTCACATTATAAAATAACAGCGAATTTTATTGTTAAAGATGATGCCGGAAAAGAATACACTTTAAAAGCTGAATTACCTGAAAAATTTGAAAAAGAAGATAATGTTGGGGCTTTTTTAAAGGATTGTATTGGTGCAGATTTTAAAGTTTCGGATATTGCAATTAAACCTGCTAAAAGAACTCCATCTGCTCCATTTACTACTTCAACTCTTCAACAGGAAGCGAGTACTAAAATGGGATTTTCCGTATCCCGCACCATGGTAATTGCACAAAAATTATATGAAGAAGGACATATCACTTATATGAGAACGGATTCCGTGAATTTAAGTGAAACAGCTTTGGATGCAACGAAAGCGGAGATCATAAAAAATTACGAAGAAAAATATCACAACCCACGTCAGTTTAAAACAAAATCATCAGGAGCACAGGAAGCGCATGAGGCCATTCGTCCTACCTACATGGAAAATCATGAGGTGGATATGGATTTTGATGAAAAACGTTTGTATAAACTCATCTGGAAACGCACCATGGCATCACAAATGGCGGATGCGGAGTTGGAAAAAACAATTGTAGATATTTCTATTTCCTCCCGCAAAGAAAATTTAGTTGCCAAAGGAGAAATAATAAAATTCGACGGATTTTTAAAGGTGTATACCGAAGCATTGGAAGATGTAAAAGATGATGATGCAACGTTATTACCTCCGTTAAAAAAAGGTCAGGATCTTGCGTTAATTGAAATGTTCGGAATACAAAAATTTTCCAAACCATCAGCAAGATATACGGAAGCAAGTTTGGTGAAAAAATTGGAGGAATTAGGAATTGGACGACCATCCACTTACGCACCAACAATATCCACCGTACAAAAAAGAGAATACGTTGTAAAACAGGATAAAGAAGGAGTGGAGCGTCAATTTATTCAATATGAGTTAAAGGATAAAAAAGTAGATAAAAAAATATTGACGGAGACGTACGGAACAGAAAGGATGAAATTATTTCCTACTGATCTTGGTGTTTTAGTAACGGAATTTTTAACTACAAATTTTCCGCAAATATTGGATTATAATTTTACTGCGAGCGTTGAAAATAAATTTGATGAAATAGCAGTCGGAAAAGTGGAATGGCGAAAAATGATAGATGAATTTTATGTGCCTTTTCACGAACACATGAAAATTACCACGCAAACCGCACAAAAAGTGACCGGTGAACGTTTATTAGGTATTCATCCAACAACAAATGAACCCATTAAAGTAATGATGGGAAAATACGGAGCTATGGTTGTGATGGGAGAAACCTTGGATCCAAAAGAAGCAAAGAAAAATCCTGATGCAAAAAAACCAAAATTTGCAGGTTTATTAAAAACACAAAATCTTGCAGACCTAACATTAGAAGAAGCAATTAAATTATTTGAATTACCAAAAACAATAGGAACATACAGAGAAGATGATGTGGTTGTAGGAATCGGAAGATTTGGTCCTTATGTAAGAAATAATAAAAAATTCTATTCCATTCCAAAAGGAACCGAAGCTGCAGCTATTACCTTAGAAGAAGCAATTGTTCTGATCGACGAAAAAGACCTGAAGGATAAAAATAAATTAATACACGATTTCCCCGAACACGAAATTCAGGTATTAAATGGTTTATACGGAGCTTATATTAAAAAGGGAAAAGAAAATTATAAAATTCCGAAGGATAAGGTGGCTTTAGAATTGACGTTGGATGATGTGTTGGATATTATTAAGAATACGGATCCATCGGTGAAGGGAAAACGTAAGTTTGGTAAAAAGAAGGCTTGA